Proteins found in one Phycisphaerales bacterium genomic segment:
- the recO gene encoding DNA repair protein RecO — translation MVTDIGVCIRQWDWSETSQTVSIFGRDIGIVRGLAKGAKRENARFSGGLEVMTRAEYIVSLKPTEGLMTLAAWDLQETFPAARASLSAFYSGMTMLDLVHHALREQDPHPELFDALLAGLRGLGTPAGDRVSLLRFLWAVLGETGHQPELVRDVDSGTELAPARSYAFNARLGGLTRDAGEGGTGVWRVRAETVELLRAVAFQQSLEAGDLAGVERATKLLALYFREVFACELPSIKVWLKD, via the coding sequence ATGGTCACCGACATCGGCGTGTGTATCCGTCAGTGGGACTGGTCCGAGACCAGCCAGACGGTGTCCATCTTCGGGCGTGATATCGGCATCGTCCGCGGCCTCGCCAAGGGCGCGAAACGCGAGAACGCCCGCTTCTCCGGCGGGCTCGAGGTCATGACCCGCGCCGAGTACATCGTCTCGCTCAAGCCCACCGAGGGCCTGATGACCCTCGCCGCGTGGGACCTCCAGGAGACCTTCCCCGCCGCCCGCGCCTCGCTCTCGGCCTTTTACTCGGGCATGACCATGCTCGACCTCGTGCACCACGCCCTCCGCGAGCAGGACCCGCACCCGGAGCTCTTTGACGCCCTCCTCGCCGGTCTTCGCGGCCTGGGCACCCCGGCCGGCGATCGCGTCAGCCTGCTTCGCTTCCTCTGGGCCGTGCTCGGGGAGACCGGCCACCAGCCCGAGCTGGTGCGCGACGTTGACAGCGGAACCGAGCTCGCGCCCGCACGCTCCTACGCCTTCAACGCCCGCCTGGGGGGCCTCACCCGCGACGCTGGCGAGGGTGGCACCGGCGTCTGGCGCGTGCGTGCCGAGACCGTCGAGCTGCTGCGGGCCGTGGCCTTCCAGCAGTCCCTCGAGGCGGGCGATCTCGCGGGCGTCGAGCGCGCGACCAAGCTCCTCGCCCTCTACTTCCGCGAGGTCTTCGCCTGCGAGCTGCCCTCGATCAAGGTCTGGCTGAAGGACTGA
- a CDS encoding pitrilysin family protein, whose protein sequence is MATGTVSFQQHRLPNGLTIIAEVDRNAHTAAAGFFVKTGARDESTPLMGVSHFLEHMMFKGTETISADELNRRFDEIGARNNAFTSNEMTCFYAHVLPEYLESGMDMLGQMMRPALRQADFDMEKGVILEEIAMYKDNPFWVLYEATLEKHFGTHPLSHRVLGTDDSIKAMKRDEMMAYFENRYSANNTIVALAGNMDFDKVGRQIEALCGRWQSTSIGRDNADPPIAGGELVIKSEKVNRAYMLGLCRAPAMADQRRYAAALLAQIVGAPDNSRFHWSLIETGLAEDAQASFDPHDGFGEFFVYASGDPERADEIWAEIEKQLDGLVASLSQEDLDRLLNKLATGATIGGERPHDRMHRLGRQWTYLGKYSTLEEELAKIRAVTLDDLRATAAAFPIKPCTTGRLIPA, encoded by the coding sequence ATGGCGACAGGCACCGTCTCGTTCCAGCAGCACCGGCTCCCCAACGGACTCACGATCATCGCGGAGGTGGACCGGAACGCCCACACCGCGGCCGCGGGCTTCTTCGTGAAGACGGGGGCGCGGGACGAGTCGACGCCGCTGATGGGAGTGTCGCACTTCCTCGAGCACATGATGTTCAAGGGGACGGAGACGATCTCGGCCGACGAGCTGAACCGTCGCTTTGACGAGATCGGGGCGCGGAACAACGCGTTCACCAGCAACGAGATGACCTGCTTCTACGCGCACGTGCTGCCGGAGTACCTGGAGTCGGGCATGGACATGCTGGGGCAGATGATGCGGCCGGCGCTGCGGCAGGCCGACTTCGACATGGAGAAAGGCGTCATCCTCGAAGAGATCGCGATGTACAAGGACAACCCGTTCTGGGTGCTGTACGAGGCGACGCTGGAGAAGCACTTCGGCACGCACCCGCTGTCGCACCGCGTGCTGGGGACAGACGACTCCATCAAGGCGATGAAGCGCGACGAGATGATGGCCTACTTCGAGAATCGCTACAGCGCCAACAACACGATCGTGGCGCTGGCGGGGAACATGGACTTCGATAAGGTGGGCCGGCAGATCGAGGCGCTGTGCGGGCGGTGGCAATCGACGAGCATCGGGCGGGACAACGCCGACCCGCCGATCGCGGGCGGTGAGCTGGTGATCAAGAGCGAGAAGGTGAACCGGGCGTACATGCTGGGGCTGTGCCGGGCGCCGGCGATGGCGGACCAGCGGCGGTACGCCGCGGCGCTGCTGGCGCAGATCGTGGGCGCGCCGGACAACTCGCGATTCCACTGGTCGCTGATCGAGACGGGCTTGGCGGAGGATGCGCAGGCGAGCTTCGACCCGCACGACGGGTTCGGCGAGTTCTTCGTGTACGCATCCGGTGATCCGGAGCGTGCGGACGAGATCTGGGCCGAGATCGAGAAGCAGCTCGATGGGCTGGTGGCGTCGCTTTCGCAGGAGGACCTGGATCGTCTGCTCAACAAGCTGGCGACGGGGGCGACCATCGGCGGAGAGCGGCCGCACGACCGCATGCACCGGCTGGGGCGGCAGTGGACGTACCTGGGGAAGTACTCGACGCTCGAGGAGGAGCTGGCGAAGATCCGGGCGGTAACGCTGGACGACCTGCGGGCGACGGCCGCGGCGTTCCCGATCAAGCCTTGCACGACGGGGCGGTTGATCCCGGCGTGA
- a CDS encoding carbohydrate-binding family 9-like protein → MFEPPPPPPPLPPAPAFKTYACERTPTAIVIDGDIGKPEWAAFQWTDDFVDIEGDLKPRPRHRTRVKMCWDDTHFYIAAEMEEPHVWATLTQRDSVIFHDNDFEVFLNPSCDTKNYYELEVNALNTVWDLLLRKPYRQGGKGENEFDIAGLKTAVKVHGTTNDPSDTDRGWDVEIALPWAAFTVHEPALNAGEQRQAPKHGEQWKVNFSRVEWDTTIEHGKYVKVPGRPEHNWVWSPMGLIDMHLPERWGVVEFRAGTPAAKDQPRTETKAAPGAKTPVKPAASEPASGKPAAR, encoded by the coding sequence ATGTTCGAGCCCCCGCCCCCGCCTCCCCCACTGCCGCCAGCTCCGGCCTTCAAGACGTACGCGTGCGAGCGGACGCCAACGGCGATCGTGATCGACGGCGATATCGGCAAGCCCGAGTGGGCTGCGTTCCAGTGGACCGACGACTTCGTGGACATTGAGGGGGACCTGAAGCCGCGCCCGCGCCACCGCACACGGGTCAAGATGTGCTGGGACGACACGCACTTCTACATCGCGGCCGAGATGGAAGAGCCTCACGTGTGGGCGACACTCACGCAGCGGGACTCGGTGATTTTCCACGACAACGACTTCGAGGTGTTCCTCAACCCTTCGTGCGACACGAAGAACTACTACGAGCTGGAGGTCAACGCGCTGAACACGGTGTGGGACCTGCTGCTGCGGAAGCCGTACCGGCAGGGCGGGAAGGGGGAGAACGAGTTCGACATTGCGGGGCTGAAGACGGCGGTGAAGGTGCACGGGACCACCAACGACCCGTCGGACACGGACCGCGGGTGGGATGTGGAGATCGCGCTGCCATGGGCGGCGTTCACCGTGCACGAGCCGGCACTCAACGCCGGCGAGCAGCGGCAGGCGCCCAAGCACGGCGAGCAGTGGAAGGTGAACTTCTCCCGCGTGGAGTGGGACACGACGATCGAGCACGGGAAGTACGTGAAGGTGCCCGGCAGGCCCGAGCACAACTGGGTGTGGTCGCCGATGGGGCTGATCGACATGCACCTGCCGGAGCGCTGGGGGGTGGTGGAGTTTCGGGCGGGGACGCCCGCGGCAAAGGACCAGCCGAGGACCGAGACGAAGGCGGCGCCCGGGGCGAAGACTCCGGTGAAGCCGGCTGCGAGTGAACCCGCGTCCGGAAAACCCGCGGCACGTTAG